The Hemicordylus capensis ecotype Gifberg chromosome 11, rHemCap1.1.pri, whole genome shotgun sequence genome includes the window TTTGTGTTTGCATCGCAGCCCAAAACCGCTCCGAAAAGGACTTTTGGATCCATTACCAATGAACAGGTAAATATGTAAAAACCACAGCAGATTTCTTTAAGAATATATAGTTTAGATCCCATTTGTTTGTAATGTAATGCAATGTCCCTTTGCACTGAAGGGACTAGACCTTATTCCAGATCCCAAAATTCAAAGCTGTGAATtttgaaatgtttaaaacaagcgaatgtttgttttaaatttaagaGTAATATGTATGTGCTGCCCTGTCTTCAGACTAGCTCAAAAGGAAGAGTTCGTTTTTTTATTTCAGCCTGGAATTCAGCTTTAGAGCAGTGTGAGGCATGCATGCCCAACACTAGATGTTGCCTGATACAGTTACCACCTGACGATGATTTGCATCTTGAATGCATGGAATGGCTCTAGTAAAAAGTATTGTCTTTGAGTTCATGTTATAGATAAGGAAGCTGTGCCTGCATTTGCTTTCTGTGATGGCTCGTTCATGCATGCAGGTCATCACTAGATGTTGTAGTCAAGTaatcatgcatgtgtgaactcgGCATTAACTGGGGCTCGGGATATCTTGTATTGTCTGTCTGCTGCCAACTGCTTCCCTGCAGCAAGTGGGCTGCCATGTACTCTCTTCCCAGATTCACTCTCTTCCCATATTTTCTGCTAAATCTTGTTCTTGATTTTAGTTTGAAATAATCAAGAAAAGCGATTAGAATGAGCATATTTTTCATCAAGTGTTTCtatatccccccacccaccacatttTCTCATAAACATTTAGAGCCAGAGAGAGTGAACCACGGTCATCTTTTAATCCCAAATCAGCTTTTATGTATTGTAAtgaaaaatgtgtctcttgtcatGTGTGGTTGTTGAAGAAAAGCTAAATGGAGTATGTCTATGCATGAATTAAAAATCTGCGTGTTGTAGTTGTAGGAGCTAATGACAGAATAATCAATGCACATCTGTCAACTTGTGTGCAAATAAAGAACTGAAAGGAagctctttcccccactccccacttctGTTACGTTGTCCTTCCAATCTTTGTTAGGGGGAAAAAAGAGCAACATATATAATTTTGCTTTATAACCAAAAAAACCGGGAAAACAACGAAGGTGCAGCTGCAGCCCTCAAGCCTTTGGCCATCATGTGGCTCCTTTGAAATGACTAGGATTACTTCGGAGTAAAGGAGCGGAAAAGATGCTCCTTTGCAATAAGAGCTGGTAAAAGTATGTGCAAATAGGGCCTTGTTTAACCATTTGGCTAAGAGCAGAGTCCCTTTTGTTTTCATAGTACTGTCGATGTCCGTGGTACTTGCAGAGCAGCATAAGCAAAACAGATCCCTGCTCCCAAGGAGCTCACCATCTAAATTTCAGTGGTGGGACAGGTGATAAAAGGTGGAAGGCATGAAAGAAGCAGGTGTGGTGTGGGATAAATAGGTTTGGGAGCAGCATGCTTATGGATTCTGTATAAAACTAGTTTTATACGGAATCTGgcctctctgagccatttttggaagggcggtatagaaatcaaatcaatcaataatagtaGTTGGCTTAAAGACCACGATAGAGATACTACACAGGGATTGAAGCCCATCAGGTGGTTGTCTGATCTCTGGAACACAGCACATGCTTTCACATAGTGACAGTCAGAGGTTCAGAGCTGTGGGATGCTGCACCCAAATTATTTCCAGGTGTCAGGCTTTTCTCAGGGCTGCTGCCCTCTAGCATCGATGGGGCTAGGATGGCCTCAGAGTCATTCGCCTGCGAGGAAAATTAATGCTTTTGGCTGGGGCTTCTTCCATTCGCCAGCCCTCTCCTGAAGGCACTTCCACCACGGCTCAGTTGGAATCCCAGAGCTCCTTCCAGAGTGAGCCATCCTCCCAGACTGGCCgctcatcactggccagtcctcccttatataCTTCCTGACATTTGGAGCGTTGCACGTGGAATTTCCACATGAGCAACCTAGCCCAGAcaaggctgatcatgagaacagcctcactgtgttggTTCCGTCATGGCTTCTCTTTGCATGGCTCAGCCCTGGGGTTTAAACCCATGGATccctgttgttttgttttggaaccTGATCTTGAAAGTTGGTgttaattccccacacaagccaaACAGTAATACAGAAGGCACCCTTAAGCAAGTGCAGAGGGCTCTTGCCTTATAACTGAGTAACCGCAGGTAGGTGTTCGCACTCACTCAGAGTGAGGCAGAGGTATTGCAGTACTCTCAGAGCATCAAAATGGTCATTTTCACCTATGGGGAATAATTTGCCTTGGAGTCTCTCTTGTACTGCTCGTGTCGATGTGTCACAGAATCTAAAGAGAGGCTTTAGTAATTGGAGACTGCATTCCATCTGGCATAGGCTTAACCTGTGCATCAGAAACTGCTGTAAGCCTCCTGGGTGAAAAAGCCCTGCAAATTCTCAGGGAATAGGGTCCAGGCCCCACCCAATACCCCAGCGCtttataaaatgcaaaaacaagTCCTGGACCTGTCTGCTCTGGACTGAGCTGTAAACACCGCAATGGGCACTGATGGTCTTGAGAAGCAAATGGAAATTTGGATGTCTTGTATTTCTTGTTCCCAGCTCCTATTTTCACCTCTGTTCTCAACGCTTCTGCATTATCGCTCCCTTCCTCAGAAGTTGAGCTGGCGCCGTTCCCTTTGGAGCCTGTCAGCACCATTCCCCATCACTCAGAGAGATTGCTATTGATGAATGCtaatcacttcttcctccttaggggatgtgtttgctttttctttctctccctccaccccaattccttaaaaaaaaaaaccacaaaaaactaGATTCCCAGGCTTAGGTGCCCAGAGAGACGCAAACTGGTAGTAATCAAACTATTCTCCCACCAGCGGTATCAAAACATGGTTCTTGCATGCCCTGTGCAGAGCACGATCGGTTTGTAGAGTCTATCCCCATGCCCACCCATCTGTTTGGTTATAACAGGGGCTTGTGATATTCAGCACAAACTATTTCAGGATCCTTATTATTCAGTGTGCAAATGCAATGTTTGCATTATTTTTAATACTTGGAATCTAATTTTCACTGCAGTCGTGAAATGCATTATGATGAATAGAGAAATACTGAATTGCCTTGATCTTGATTTGTTTGTAATAATCTGGTGCTATTCAGTTGTGGACCAGTTTCTGATCCATACCATAAATTAAAGGCCAAGAAGTTTGGAACAGGCTAAATCTCACCTGTCTCCATTTTTGCTTGAAATAGGTAGCATGGATCTGTTTTCCTATGAACCAACAAATGAAGGAGAAAGACATGTAATAAGAATGTACAGAATAGCAGGTCTGTGTTAGGCCTGACCCACAAGACCCACAATTAGCAATCAAGTGATATCTGCTCATCCCAACATGCAGTAGAACGTGACTCTATCAGATGGTCAGCTGATCTGTAAGAGTCTCACATTCACCCATCCACAGGATCAGCTGACTTACAGGTGCTTTGTGAGGGCAGACCTTGGGGGCTGAGAAGAGACAAGGCCAGATAAGGGTTATAAAAGGGGGAACAATTTTTGTGTGAAAGCTGACATGCCCTGGAGAGAAATCTGACCTGTTGAACTTCAGCAAACTAGTTAGCTGAGAGAGGTATATCAGTATATAATTGGCTGCTATTCTGAGGTTCTTTGCTGCACAACCATCCAACAATCTTGTTGGGCAACCGTCTTTACTACCTGCCCTACCAAATTAGTTAACTTCAAGTCAACCGCTAATCAGATGGTCATCTGTTCTCCAATATGGCATAGTTTTTCTTCCTCTGTGTTGGGGGGTCTTAGTGCCTTCTAGGAAATCCCTCCACTATATAATGAATATTCACAGATTACAGTTCCCAGAGCTATTTAGTGCTTTGCAGACAACTGTTGAAAGGCAACTGATCTTTGCTGTGGTAAATGTGTCaagcatgaaagggattatttatttatttattacatttctatcccactcttcctctgaggatctCAGGGCAGTGCagatagttatgtttctcctcgcaacaaccctgtgaggtaggttaggcaaaaagaagtgactggcccagagtcacctagcaagtattaAGGtcgtgtctccccagtcctagtcctacACTCTAACCATTGCACCATGGTGTCTCTCGGTATGCATGTGTCCAGTCTATCATGGTGGAAATGTGCAATGGGTGCCATATTTGGACACATCCAAGTCACCTGTTCTGCCTTTTTCCTTAGTTTCACCTTAGAAAAAGGCTAACGGGTTGACCCTTCAAGGTCAAGTTGCTGTCTTCCCTGTAGAGACTGGTACATTAACCAGTAATGTTAACGGTTAATGTACATTTCTGTATAGTCTAGATTCTGTAGAAAATCTTGTGTCTCATAATAATTTCATATCTCAAGTATCCCACTGTTTATTCTTAGCATTTTTGTAGAATGCTCTCCAATCCTTCCTGTCCTCCAGCTTTGCCAAGATCTGCAAACATTCACTGCCAGAAATACCTTGACAAATATCAGGCTCTTACGAAATGTTTCTTTGAACTTTCTTTTGTATTGAGTCACCATGACAGAACAAAGCCTGGAGGACAACACAACACCAGGCCCTTGTGGGATTCATGATTGAATACAGATTCATTGTGTAAACAACTGATGTGATGCAATAGTCATAGTAATGGAAAACCCCAAGAGTCAGTTGGTTTGGATAAGGAGGCATTAAAAGGTTATCACACTTTAAAACTGCTCATAAGTGAATTTATTCCAAAGTAAGACCTGTTGGTTTGACTGGGATTTACTTCAAAGCTGGCATATTTTAAGACTTATGATTTTGTTTGAATCAcaaagaataatttaaaaaaccagcccTGTATTATTGAAACTTCAATGCCTAGATTAATAATAAATGGTTGCACGTACAAGACCAGGACACGTGGGTGTATCCGATTCTTAACAGTTTTCTGTATTAATACATTTCCCTCTCTGTTTCTGGTTTCTAGGGTCAAAATGTATTTGGACTTGATATAATTGAGACACCCGAAGGAGACAAGTGGCCTCAGTTGATAGTCCAACAGATACTTGACAGGGAGCAGAAGGACACCTATGTGATGAAAATTAAAGTGGAAGATGGCGGAAACCCTCCAAGATCCAGTACTGCCATCCTCCAAGTAACAGTGACCGACGTGAATGACAACCGCCCCGTCTTCAAGGAGAATGACATTGAGGTCAGCGTTCCCGAGAATGCCCCGGTGGGCACCTCCGTTTCTCAGCTTCATGCCACAGATGCTGACTTGGGGTCGAATGCCCAGATCCACTTCTATTTCAGCAGCCAGATCTCCAGTCTGGCCAAAAGGCTATTTGCCATAGATAACAGCACTGGTCTCATCACCATCAAGGAGCCGCTGGACCGGGAGGAATCCCCAGTTCACAAGCTAACAGTCCTGGCAAGCGACGGCAGTTCAACACCTTCAAGAGCAACGGTGACAGTAAATGTCACAGACATTAATGATAACATTCCATCAATAGACACGCGATACATTATCAACCCAGTGAATGGCACTGTGCTTTTGTCGGAGAAAGCTCCACTCAATACTAAAATTGCCCTGATTACAGTAATGGATAAGGATGCTGACCTCAACGGCAAAGTTACCTGCTTCACTGACCATGATGTGCCCTTCAGGTTAAAGCCCGTGTTTGATAATCAGTTTCTGTTGGAGACAGCCACATTCCTGGACTATGAGGCCACGCGGGAATATGCCATTAAAATAGTGGCTTCTGATTCGGGGAAACCACCCTTGAACCAGTCTGCAATGCTGCTCATCAAAATCAAGGATGAGAATGACAATGCCCCAGTGTTCACGCAACCCATTATTGGACTTTCAATCCCAGAAAACAATGCACCTGGCACCCAGTTGACTAAGATCAGTGCGACAGATGCAGACAGTGGACGCAATGCAGAGATCAGCTACACACTGGGCCTGGATGCTCCCCCCATTTTCAACCTGGACCGCCGTACAGGCATTCTGACAGCAGTGAGAAAGCTGGACAGGGAAAAACAAGACAGATACTCATTCACTGTCCTGGCTAAAGATAATGGCATGCCACCCTTGCAGACGAATGCCACTGTGACAGTTTCAGTCTTGGACCAAAATGACAACAGCCCTGCTTTCACACACAATGAGTATAACTTCTATGTGCCAGAAAACCTACCCATGTATGGCACTGTTGGGCTTATCACTGTAACAGATGCAGACTCTGGAGAGAATGCGGCAGTGACCTTGTCTATATTAAATGGCAAAGATAAATTCATTATTGATCCTCTCACTGGAGTCATAAGGCCTAATATTACCTTTGACAGGGAGCAGCAAGGGTCTTACACCTTTCAGGTGAGAGCTTTGGACGGAGGGAGGCTACAACGCTCCTCAACTGCCAAGGTGACCATCAATGTGGTGGACGTGAATGACAACAGACCAGTGTTCATCATCCCTTCATCTAACTACTCTTATGACCTGGTTCCAATGTCCACGAGTCCAGGCTCTGTAGTGACCAAGGTGTTTGCCATTGACAATGATACAGGGATGAATGCAGAGCTTCGCTACAGCATTATTGGTGGGAATTCACGGGGCTTGTTTATGATTGATCAGCTAACAGGCAATGTTACCTTAAAAGAGAAAGTCATATCAGCAGATCATGGGTTGCACAGGCTGGTTATCAAAGTCAACGATTTGGGACAGCCTGAGTCTCTGTACACTATAGCGCTCGTGCACTTGTTTGTGAACGAAACTGCTACCAATGGATCCTATATCCAAGAGCTAGTGCGCCGAAACATGGAAACTCCAATTGGCCAGAATGTTGGGGATGGTGAGATCACCCCACAGACCAATGACTATGTCAAGATCATCATTGCTATCATTGCAGGCACCATGACGGTCATCCTGGTGATCTTCGTGACTGCCTTGGTGCGATGCCGCCAAACCCCTAGGCACAAGGTGGTCCAGAAAAGCAAGCAGAGTGGTGAGTGGGTCTCCCCCAACCAAGAAAACCGCCAGatcaagaaaaagaagaaaaagaagaagcgtTCGCCCAAAAGCCTTCTTCTCAACTTTGTGACGATTGAAGAATCGAAGCCTGACGATCCCGGTCACGAGCACATCAATGGTACTTTGGACATTCCGGTGGAGCTAGAAgaacagactatgggaaaataTAACTGGGCCACAACACCCACCACCTTTAAGCCTGACAGCCCAGATTTAGCAAAGCACTACAAGTCTGCCTCTCCGCAGCCCACCTTTCAGATAAAACCTGAGACTCCAGTGCCCCCGAAGAAGCACCATGTCATCCAGGAACTGCCTCTGGATAACACCTTTGTGGTGGGCTGCGATTCCCTCTCCAAGTGTTCCTCCAGCAGCTCGGACCCTTATAGTGTCTCTGAATGCAGCTGTCAAGGAGGGTTCAAGACTCCAGGCTCGATCCACACCAGACAGGTAATGCCACGAGTGGCTTTTTGAacctctctgctcccctcccccctccctccctccctcctgctctgcctccTTCATTTTATTTCGTTTGCTTTTAGTctttagatttgttttttaacCTGAATGTTCACGCTTGACTGGAGCACTGAGAAGTAAACAGTTTGCGATTCATCAATACtaaaaggaagaaaatgaaaatgaatggacTCTTGGCTACAGGGAAATTTTGATTGCGGaaggagcatctgagggggtgaTTCCTGTCTGCAGATGGCAGTGTGGCTCTTCTCGCTTCGTGCAGCATTTTGCCTTAAAGCAGATCTGCAGAACAAAGAGAGGTTACGGGCCTGTCCGCCCTCACATTGCATGCTTGGGAATCTAAGTAATCTAGGCCAGGTGCAAAGCAATAAAGCTTTGCAGGATCTGATAAGTGGTTCTTAATGCTAATGGAGTCTGGAATTGCAGACTTCATTGGGTCGAAGCActacttcaaggtctctcagaaGCAGGCAAGAGTCTTCCCCTGTGCCATTTTCCAGACTGGAAATGCCCCCTGCTAGCTAGGTTCCTCCAAGCTCGACTCTTCTGACACAACCAGCAGCATAAAAGAGCACTAAagttaatgggggggggaatactgGAGGCATCACAAATACTGTCCAGCCTTCGTGGGCAAATGCGCTAGAGACTCTGCCTCCCATAAAGCATGCACTCTAGCACACGTGGGCAGTGGCTAAAGGGAAACTCAGATGTATATGCGAGGTGGGTAAAGTGCAATGATTAGGTAATATTTTGCTTTTATGTTGCTTAAGATAGCCGGGGAGGAGCAGACCGCTAAGTTAAATTGCGTTTCTGAAAAGCTGTATTGTTGTGAATGTAAGAAGGCAATATTAGCAGTGAGATGCATTTGATTTCAGTGGCAATTCACCTGTGTCTAAAAAGAGCTAGGCataaagaattttttaaagaaGCAAACAGCACTTGTTACAGCAGTGAACAGGAAGACCATTTGCCT containing:
- the PCDH11X gene encoding protocadherin-11 X-linked isoform X3 gives rise to the protein MDLLSETYLLAVLLACIVFQSGAQEKNYTVREELPENVLIGNLLKDLNLTLDPDVPLSSPLQFKLVYKTGDVPLVRVEENTGEIFTTANRIDREKLCSGIFSENRCFYEVEVAVLPDEVFRLVKIRFLIEDINDNAPLFPSTVINISIPENTAINSRYSVPSAVDPDIGVNGIQHYELLKPKTAPKRTFGSITNEQGQNVFGLDIIETPEGDKWPQLIVQQILDREQKDTYVMKIKVEDGGNPPRSSTAILQVTVTDVNDNRPVFKENDIEVSVPENAPVGTSVSQLHATDADLGSNAQIHFYFSSQISSLAKRLFAIDNSTGLITIKEPLDREESPVHKLTVLASDGSSTPSRATVTVNVTDINDNIPSIDTRYIINPVNGTVLLSEKAPLNTKIALITVMDKDADLNGKVTCFTDHDVPFRLKPVFDNQFLLETATFLDYEATREYAIKIVASDSGKPPLNQSAMLLIKIKDENDNAPVFTQPIIGLSIPENNAPGTQLTKISATDADSGRNAEISYTLGLDAPPIFNLDRRTGILTAVRKLDREKQDRYSFTVLAKDNGMPPLQTNATVTVSVLDQNDNSPAFTHNEYNFYVPENLPMYGTVGLITVTDADSGENAAVTLSILNGKDKFIIDPLTGVIRPNITFDREQQGSYTFQVRALDGGRLQRSSTAKVTINVVDVNDNRPVFIIPSSNYSYDLVPMSTSPGSVVTKVFAIDNDTGMNAELRYSIIGGNSRGLFMIDQLTGNVTLKEKVISADHGLHRLVIKVNDLGQPESLYTIALVHLFVNETATNGSYIQELVRRNMETPIGQNVGDGEITPQTNDYVKIIIAIIAGTMTVILVIFVTALVRCRQTPRHKVVQKSKQSGEWVSPNQENRQIKKKKKKKKRSPKSLLLNFVTIEESKPDDPGHEHINGTLDIPVELEEQTMGKYNWATTPTTFKPDSPDLAKHYKSASPQPTFQIKPETPVPPKKHHVIQELPLDNTFVVGCDSLSKCSSSSSDPYSVSECSCQGGFKTPGSIHTRQHSKEVGRPQTPLKETSLESWTQPQSQRRVTFHLPDGSQESCSDSGLGDHEPSSTASTSHPLPLGFPQEEYYEQTSPNSRTEGDGNSDPESKTTVSCKAWKY